The sequence below is a genomic window from Vicinamibacteria bacterium.
ATCCAGCAGCTGTTCGACGAGAGGGGCATCGTGCTTCCCGTCATTGCCTCGGTAACGATGGTGGACGCGAGCGGCAGAACCCTCTCGGGCCAGACTCCGGAGGCCTTCTGGATCTCCGTGTCCCACGCGCCGCTTCTCGCCGTCGGCATCAACTGCGCCCTCGGGCCTTCGGCCATGCGCCCCTATGTCGAGGAGCTGCAAGAGGTCTCGGACGTCTTCGTAAGCTGCGTTCCCAATGCCGGTCTCCCCAACGCTTTCGGAGGATACGACGAAACGCCCGACCAGATGGCGGCAGCGCTATCGGATTTCGCGCGTGAGGGCTGGCTCAACTTCGCCGGGGGCTGCTGCGGAACGACGCCCGAACACATCGAGGCGATCGCGAGTGCGATTCCGGTCTTCCCCCCCCATCGGCGGTCGACCCCACCTCCGTACCCGCGCTTCGCCGGGCTCGAGCCTTTGACCATCTATCCCGACTCCAATTTCATCGTGGTCGGCGAGCGCACCAACGTCACGGGCTCGCGCCGCTTCGCCCGGCTCATCAGGGAGGGAAATTTCGAAGACGCGGTGGAAGTCGCCCGCCAGCAGGTGGAAGGAGGGGCGAACATCCTCGACGTCAATATGGACGAAGGTCTCCTCGATTCCCAGGAGGCCATGAGAACGTTTCTGAACCTCATCGCTTCGGAACCGGACATCGCCCGCCTTCCCATCATGGTGGACTCTTCCAAGTTCTCCGTCGTGGAGGCCGGCCTCGAATGTATCCAGGGCAAGGGAATCGTCAATTCGATCAGCCTGAAGGAGGGTGAACCGGCATTCAAGGATCAAGCGAAGAGAGTCCGCCGGCACGGCGCCGCGGTGGTCGTGATGGCGTTCGACGAGACCGGACAGGCGGCCACCGCCGCGCACAAGGTCGCCGTCTGCGAAAGGGCCTATCGTATCCTCACCGAGGAAGTGGGATTCGCGCCCCGAGACATCATCTTCGACCCCAATGTCCTGACGATTGCGACGGGGATGGAAGAGCACGACGACTACGCCAAGGCATTCCTCGAAGCGACGCGCGAGATCAAGCGACGATGCCCGGGCGCACTCGTCTCCGGCGGAATCAGCAACCTTTCGTTCTCTTTTCGTGGCAACGACTACGTCCGGGAGGCGATGAACTCCGCGTTTCTCTATCACGCCATCGAGGCGGGGCTGGACATGGGGATCGTGAACGCGGGACAGCTCGCCGTCTATGACGAGATCGAGCCCACGGTCAGGGAACTCATCGAGGACGTTCTGTTCAATCGACACCCTCGAGCGACGGAGAAGCTCATCGCTTACGCCCAGGATCATGCCGGCCCGGGCAGGACGCGGGAGAAGGACGAGGCTTGGCGCGAATCCGCTGTCGAAGAGCGGTTGAAGCACGCCCTGGTGCATGGCATCGTCGACCACATCGAGGCCGACACCGAGGAAGCGCGCTCCAAGTACGACCGGCCGCTCGACGTGATCGAAGGCCCGCTCATGAATGGGATGAACGTCGTCGGCGATCTCTTCGGATCGGGCAAGATGTTTCTTCCCCAAGTGGTAAAGAGCGCCCGGGTGATGAAGCGGGCCGTCGCCTACCTCGAGCCGTTCATGGAAGAGGAGAAGAAACGGACGGGACGATCCGGGGCGCGTGCCTCGATCGTCCTCGCGACCGTCAAGGGAGACGTTCACGACATCGGCAAGAACATCGTCGCCGTAGTGCTGGCCTGCAACGGTTACGAGATCGAGGACCTGGGTGTCATGGTTCCTGCCGAGAAGATCCTCGACGCCGCCGTCGAGCACAAGGCGGCGCTCGTGGGGCTCTCCGGTCTCATCACGCCGTCGCTGGACGAGATGGTGCACGTGGCATCGGAGATGGAGCGCAGGAAGCTCGGAGTTCCGCTCCTCATAGGAGGCGCCACCACGTCATCGAAGCACACCGCGGTCAAGATCGCCCCCCAATACGGCAACCCGACCGTCCATGTCGTCGACGCGTCGCGCGCGGTCAGCGTCGTGGGAGAGTTGATGAGCCGCGATCTTCGCCCGGCATTCGTCGACAGGAACCGGGTAGCTCAAGAGGCCATTCGACGCGACTTCGAACAATCCGAAATCAAGCTCGTTCCCTACGAGGAGAGCAAGAGAAGGGGCGCCCCGGTCTCGGGCGGTGGCGACGCAGTCGCCCGACCGGGGTTTCTTGGTACCCAGGTGATCGACCCGGTTCCGCTCGAAGAACTGGTCGATTACATCGACTGGACACCGTTCTTCCACGCCTGGGAGCTTCGGGGCGTCTTTCCCGAGATCCTCGACCGACCGGACGTGGGTGAGGCGGCGCGTGAGCTCCACGCGAGCGCGATGACCTTGCTGCGACAAATCGTGGCAGAGAAGCTTCTCGTCGCCCGGGCCGTCTACGGGTTCTTTCCCGCGGGCCGCGACTGCGACGACATCGTGGTCTTTTCCGACGACTCCCGCGGACAGGAGCGTGCCCGGTTCCACACGCTTCGCCAACAACAAGAAAAGAGGAACGGGCTTCCCTACCTCGCTTTGGCCGACTTCGTTTCCGATCGGGACTACCTGGGCGCATTCGTGGTAACCGCCGGCATCGGCGCCGAATCGCTCGCCGCGCGATACGCGCGCGAGCATGACGATTACCGGGCCATCATGGTGAAGGCTCTGGCCGACCGCCTCGCCGAAGCCCTGGCGGAGATGCTCCACGAGCGGGCCCGAATCGATTGTGGTTTCGGGTCGCTCGAGCGTCTGTCGAAGAAGGATCTCATCAAGGGAAGCTACCGCGGCATTCGCCCCGCCCCCGGATATCCGGCGCAACCCGATCACACCGAGAAGAGGACTCTCTTCGAGCTCCTCGATGCCAGCGAGACCATCGGGGTCTCGCTCACCGAGAGTTATGCCATGATGCCGCCGGCATCGGTCTCGGGCCTCTACCTGAACCATCCCGAGGCGCGCTATTTCAGCGTCGGCAAGCTCGGGCGTGACCAGGTCGAGGACTACGCTCGCAGAAAGGGTGTTGAGATCGGAAGCGTCGAGCGGTGGCTAGGGCCCTATCTCGGCTACGAGCGCTGACCCGCGAGATCGCGTTTCGACTCATAGGACGATACAGCGATCCATCACCACGTCGCCGCGGTCCTTTCCCTCGATGAATCCGATGACGTGGATCTCTTGCCAGTCTCGCAGCTTCTGCTCCTCCGGCCTCGCCAATCGGCAGCGAACGAAAGCGAGCTCCTGATGAGTGGCGAGGAGAACGGGCTCGTGAACGTAGGGCGTCTGCTCGAAGAGCTTGAACCCGTCGGCGAGATCGGTCATGTTGTGGGGTGCGACCAACGCGGTGAGCACGACGAGCAGCCCGCGGAGCTCCGCGGTCGCCTGCTCGGGATCGTTCGGAAAGAGGAAGACCCGATAGAGCTCGTCTGCGCTCATGTGCCGAAGTCTCCCTGCCCGGGCATGCTCCCTGGCGCGCTCCCCAAGCTCGGCGACGAGTCCTTCGGTCGCATGGGCCTCGAACGCGTCGATCAGGGCAGAAAGCTCATCGTTCGCGCGTCTTTGCGCATCGCGAGAAACCACCACCTCGTTGGAAGCGAGCTCTTCGCGCTCGGAGTCGGAGAGAAAGGGCGCGATGGGTGGCGGGAGACCGGGTGCGTTCCGGGGCGGCCGGTGGGTGAATCCCTGCGGTATGGGTCTGCTCTCGTCCGGCGGCGCCGCAGAGGGCTCGATCCGACGGGACTCCCGGCCTGCGTCTCGTCGCGGAGGCTCGCCGCACCGCACGACCAGGATTGCGGGAACGAGAAAGAGGACTATGGAAGGACCGACGCGCCCGCACAAGGTTGGAATCCACCGCAGGGCGATCGCTCCCATCGTCACGAGAGACTAGCCTCGAATCGCAGTAAATGCCACCTTGGACCGAGGAGACCGGTTGGACCTGTGCTAGACTCGTCGCTCGATACAGCGTGGGAGTTGCGGCGATGAGGCTAACCGTCACGAGTGTTGTGTTCGCGGCCTGGGCAGCTTGGGGAAGTGCCATCCCCGTGGCCGAGAGCGAGCCCCGGTCCGTTCAATCCGGGGTCTACACCAAAGACCAGGCGGAAGAGGGGCGAAAGATTTTCGATCAGGCGTGCTTGACCTGCCATCAAACGGAGGAGTTCAGCTCGGGCGGGTACATGGAAAGCTGGAGCGGCACGACGGTGAGCGATTTCATCGGCCTGGTGCGCTCTACGATGCCTCAGGACAGCCCCGGGCGGCTCAAACAGAGCGAATACATCGCGATCGCAGCTTTCTTGCTCGAGCTCAACGGAGTCCCCAGTGGGGAGACGGAGATGGACGGCAAAACGCTCAAGGACATCAAGATCGAGGGTCCGTTCATCGCGAAAGAGGATTGACGGCGAGCCGTCCTCTCTCGACCCCTGACCCGAGTCTCCGCCAAAACCGACTCGACCGCTCGCGGCGGAGCTTTGCTACACCCAGCCGAGGGCCCGCTCCACGGCCATCTGCCATCTCGCGGTGAGCCGGTTGCGCTCCGCTTCGTCCATCCGGGGAGACCATTTCTTGTCCATGGCCCAGTGTCGTCTGAGCTCATCTTCGTCCTTCCAGAAACCGACGGCGAGACCGGCGGCATAAGCAGCCCCGAGGGACGTCGTTTCACTCACTCGAGGACGGATGACGGGAACCCCGAGCAGGTCCGCCTGAAACTGCATCAAGAGCTCGTTCACCACCATTCCGCCGTCCACTTTGAGAGAGGAAATCTCGAAGCCCGAGTCGCGCTTCATCGCTTCGAGAACCTCCTTCGTTTGAAAAGCCGTCGCCTCCAGGCTCGCCCGGGCGATATGGCCTTTGTTGATGTAACGGGTCAACCCGACCATGACGCCGCGGGCGTCGGAACGCCAATGCGGCGCGAACAAGCCCGAGAAGGCGGGAACGAAGAACATGCCGCCGTTGTCCTCGACGCTTCCGGCGAGCCGCTCCACCTCCGAAGCCGACGAGAGGATTCCCAGATTGTCGCGAAGCCATTGCACCAGAGCCCCGGCGATGGCGACCGAGCCCTCGAGGGCGTAAACCGCAGGGGCGTCGGCCATCCGGTAGGCGACGGTCGTCAGCAAACCAGAGCTCGACGCGAGAGGATCGGATCCCGTATTCAGTAGCAGGAAGCAGCCCGTGCCATAAGTATTCTTCGCTTCCCCCCGGCCGAAGCATGCCTGGCCGCACAGCGCGGCTTGTTGATCTCCGAGGTCGCCGCAGACCGGGATCGACCCGCCGAACGGCCCATCCTCTCGAGTCATCCCGTAAAAAGCGGGATCCGATGAGGGACGCACCCGGGGGAGCATTGCCGGCGGGATGTCGAGCGCTTCCAGAATCTCCTCGTCCCAGGAGAGCGAATCGAGATCGAAGAGCATCGTGCGGCTCGCATTCGTCACGTCCGTCACGTGAGCCCCGCCGTCGGGGCCACCGGTCAGATTCCAGATGAGCCAACTATCAACGTTTCCGAACAGCACCTCTCCGCGGGAGGCGGCCTCGCGGAGTCCCTCGTCGCGATCGAGGAGCCATCGAATCTTGGGACCGGAGAAGTACGTCGACAGGGGCAAGCCGGTTTTGGCTCGAAATCGATCCGGCCCTTCCTCGCGTGCCAGTCGATCGCAGATCGAATCGGTCCGGGTGTCCTGCCAGACGATGGCGTTTGCGACCGGGCGACCCGTCGTGCGGTCCCACAGGATCGTCGTCTCCCGCTGGTTGGTGATGCCCAGAGCAGCGATTCGAACCGTATCGATTCCGGCTCTTGCGATCGCGCCACGGATGCAATCGCAGGCGCGCTGCCATATTTCCTCCGGGTCGTGCTCTACCCACCCTGGGGCCGGGTAAATCTGCCGGTGCTCGAGCTGGTGCGATGCGACGACCCGTCCCGATGGGTCGAAAAAAAGACACCTCGTGCTCGTCGTTCCCTGGTCCAGAGCGGCTACGACCGGCGTGACCATGAGGCAAGCAACTCCTTTCTTAACTATAACTTATAAGTTGCGACCGTCTCGATCGCGAGTTGCCTTCAATACCTAAAGTAATTTCTCATAGATTGCAACAAAACCCTTGCAAATCCGAGATCTTTGCGATAGCCTGCGTGGACACAGTCGGAGCACCCCCATCGAGGAGGAGATTTCTCGAGGTGGTCGCTGAGCAAGATTTACAAACCGGGACGGGGTTGAACGGAATGGGCCAGTACGGATCGCCGAGAGTCGTCACCAAGATGGCCGTGCTGGCCCTGACCTTCGCCTTGGGTTGCAAGCTCGAGGAAGAGCTCCTTCCGACCGGTTCGTCGGGCGGCGGCACGGGTGACGGAAGCGGGACCGGTGGTGGGTTTGGTACCGGCGGATCGAGCCTCACGGCGCCCATTATTGCGGATCCTCTTCCTGGAAGCACGGTTTCGGAAGATCAGCCCTCGCTCGAAGTGCTCAACGCGGGCCGCAACGGCGGCGAGGCGCCTACCTATCTCTTTCAAGTCTCCACGGAATCGAGTTTTGGATCTCTCACGGCGCAATCCCCGCTCGTGCCGGAAGACCCCTCGGGGTCCACGAGCTGGGAAATCGACCGGCCTCTCGATGAGGAGACGACCTACTACTGGAGAGCTCGTGCACGCTCGGGGACGGTGGAGAGCGAGTTCTCCACGACGGCCGAGTTCACCATTTCCGCTTCGACCGATTTGCCGCCTCCCCCCGCCGGCACGGTTATAGCCGACCCGCTGCTCGGGGGAAGCATCGGTGAAGTCAGCGGCGGCCAGTTCACGTCGAGCGGATGGCGCGTAACCAGCCCGGCCGATTACATCCGCTACGAGGTCCCACCCATCTCTGACGGTTGGGTGGAGTTCGAAACGAGCGGGCTCAGACCCGTCAACCCGTCTAACAATCAATTTATGCTTTTCGGAATGTGGGATCCCACTTTGGGCCCCTACCGAGCCAATCCTTTCCGGGTGCATTTGCAGAAGCTGCATCCGAATCCGCACAATCCACCCTA
It includes:
- the metH gene encoding methionine synthase, with amino-acid sequence SSSRVARLEELCSRRILVIDGAMGTMIQSYGLDEDGYRGKAFRDHPRRLKGANDLLSITQPGIIEEIHERYLKAGADIIETNTFNATSVALADYGLESHVYEINRQSARIARRAADAYSERTPDRPRFVAGSMGPTNRTSSISPDVTNPAFRAITYRELKTAFYEQARGLVDGGVDILLPETSIDTLNIKAALAAIQQLFDERGIVLPVIASVTMVDASGRTLSGQTPEAFWISVSHAPLLAVGINCALGPSAMRPYVEELQEVSDVFVSCVPNAGLPNAFGGYDETPDQMAAALSDFAREGWLNFAGGCCGTTPEHIEAIASAIPVFPPHRRSTPPPYPRFAGLEPLTIYPDSNFIVVGERTNVTGSRRFARLIREGNFEDAVEVARQQVEGGANILDVNMDEGLLDSQEAMRTFLNLIASEPDIARLPIMVDSSKFSVVEAGLECIQGKGIVNSISLKEGEPAFKDQAKRVRRHGAAVVVMAFDETGQAATAAHKVAVCERAYRILTEEVGFAPRDIIFDPNVLTIATGMEEHDDYAKAFLEATREIKRRCPGALVSGGISNLSFSFRGNDYVREAMNSAFLYHAIEAGLDMGIVNAGQLAVYDEIEPTVRELIEDVLFNRHPRATEKLIAYAQDHAGPGRTREKDEAWRESAVEERLKHALVHGIVDHIEADTEEARSKYDRPLDVIEGPLMNGMNVVGDLFGSGKMFLPQVVKSARVMKRAVAYLEPFMEEEKKRTGRSGARASIVLATVKGDVHDIGKNIVAVVLACNGYEIEDLGVMVPAEKILDAAVEHKAALVGLSGLITPSLDEMVHVASEMERRKLGVPLLIGGATTSSKHTAVKIAPQYGNPTVHVVDASRAVSVVGELMSRDLRPAFVDRNRVAQEAIRRDFEQSEIKLVPYEESKRRGAPVSGGGDAVARPGFLGTQVIDPVPLEELVDYIDWTPFFHAWELRGVFPEILDRPDVGEAARELHASAMTLLRQIVAEKLLVARAVYGFFPAGRDCDDIVVFSDDSRGQERARFHTLRQQQEKRNGLPYLALADFVSDRDYLGAFVVTAGIGAESLAARYAREHDDYRAIMVKALADRLAEALAEMLHERARIDCGFGSLERLSKKDLIKGSYRGIRPAPGYPAQPDHTEKRTLFELLDASETIGVSLTESYAMMPPASVSGLYLNHPEARYFSVGKLGRDQVEDYARRKGVEIGSVERWLGPYLGYER
- a CDS encoding cytochrome c, with translation MPPWTEETGWTCARLVARYSVGVAAMRLTVTSVVFAAWAAWGSAIPVAESEPRSVQSGVYTKDQAEEGRKIFDQACLTCHQTEEFSSGGYMESWSGTTVSDFIGLVRSTMPQDSPGRLKQSEYIAIAAFLLELNGVPSGETEMDGKTLKDIKIEGPFIAKED
- the glpK gene encoding glycerol kinase GlpK translates to MVTPVVAALDQGTTSTRCLFFDPSGRVVASHQLEHRQIYPAPGWVEHDPEEIWQRACDCIRGAIARAGIDTVRIAALGITNQRETTILWDRTTGRPVANAIVWQDTRTDSICDRLAREEGPDRFRAKTGLPLSTYFSGPKIRWLLDRDEGLREAASRGEVLFGNVDSWLIWNLTGGPDGGAHVTDVTNASRTMLFDLDSLSWDEEILEALDIPPAMLPRVRPSSDPAFYGMTREDGPFGGSIPVCGDLGDQQAALCGQACFGRGEAKNTYGTGCFLLLNTGSDPLASSSGLLTTVAYRMADAPAVYALEGSVAIAGALVQWLRDNLGILSSASEVERLAGSVEDNGGMFFVPAFSGLFAPHWRSDARGVMVGLTRYINKGHIARASLEATAFQTKEVLEAMKRDSGFEISSLKVDGGMVVNELLMQFQADLLGVPVIRPRVSETTSLGAAYAAGLAVGFWKDEDELRRHWAMDKKWSPRMDEAERNRLTARWQMAVERALGWV